The following nucleotide sequence is from Psychroflexus torquis ATCC 700755.
TAAGAACTATATCGCAATAAAAAAGAAGCCTACAGAGTATTTATTTTCCAGTATTCATTCGAATAAACCATTAACAAATAAGAATTTTCACACGATTTTCAGAAAGACAAGACGCATGTCTCAAATTAGTTTTAAGCCCCACTAGTTAATACCAAATTAGACCTATAATGACGCAATAAATCGTTTTACCGATATGAATTCGGTACAGGCTTTTTTCGCCTGCTTTTCATCAAAAATAATTACCGTAGGTAAGGCTATGCTAATTATTTTTGATTTCAATGAATCAAAAAACCTGTGCTGAGCTAAGTCGTAGTATAATTCAATTTATTCATACGGCATTATAAATATAATTTGGTATAAGTCATACATTTGGTAAATTTTAAATTGAAGCTGACCTCAACCCCTTTAATCTTGAGCGCTTGATGGGTCATTCAAGTATTGAAAAGACACAAATTTATGTATATGTAGGGGATAAAAACCTTAAAAAGAGTTTTCAAAAAACGAAACTAATATAGTGGGTGTTTACTTATTTGCTCTTGCAAATGAGTAACAGTAGCGGATAGATAAATAGTAGTTGTTTTTATATCACTATGACCGAGTAGGCGAGACACACTAAACAAATTACAACCTGCTTCAAGCATTAAAATAGCAAACGTATAACGAAGTA
It contains:
- a CDS encoding tyrosine-type recombinase/integrase encodes the protein MIIQGKGGKDRMIPIHPDLELYLKNYIAIKKKPTEYLFSSIHSNKPLTNKNFHTIFRKTRRMSQISFKPH